One genomic region from Phoenix dactylifera cultivar Barhee BC4 unplaced genomic scaffold, palm_55x_up_171113_PBpolish2nd_filt_p 000599F, whole genome shotgun sequence encodes:
- the LOC103712627 gene encoding pentatricopeptide repeat-containing protein At1g55890, mitochondrial-like — protein sequence MSSRLVRVPQCLSRLFSSSGNPNPNPYPKRLKTTVNYLFREHNPDKLVAAFKKSSESYRFRCKHRIYEITVRRLAAAGRPDAVEAILEEQKRYPDDIAREGFAVRLISLYGKAGMPANAAATFDQLPALGCPRSVMSFNALLSACADAGDSDRMAAAFREIPAADPSIVPNVFSYNILIRVLCEKGDLDAAFDVLSLMENNEVAPDLISFNTLLNGFYSNRRFSDTEKIWTLMGEKNIEPDIKSFNAKLRALVSEGNTSEAVELVDELSRVGPKPDTFSFNALIKGHCQDGNLEEAKRLYLDLTNNGCAPNRGTFETLIPSLCEAGDLDLALKCCNESMSRRCVVDASMLQEVVERLVKLSRVEEAKKLVELGRRNYYSRKDLRMPSPS from the coding sequence ATGTCCTCTCGCCTCGTTCGCGTTCCCCAATGTCTCTCccgcctcttctcctcctccggaaaccctaaccctaatcccTACCCGAAGCGCCTGAAGACCACCGTCAATTACCTCTTCCGGGAGCACAACCCCGACAAGCTCGTCGCCGCCTTCAAGAAGTCCTCCGAGTCCTACCGCTTCCGCTGCAAGCACCGCATCTACGAGATCACCGTCCGCCGcctcgccgccgccggccgccccgACGCCGTCGAGGCCATCCTCGAGGAACAGAAGCGCTATCCCGACGATATCGCCCGCGAGGGCTTCGCCGTCCGCCTTATCTCCCTCTACGGCAAGGCCGGCATGCCCGCCAACGCCGCTGCCACCTTCGACCAGCTCCCCGCCCTTGGCTGCCCCCGCTCCGTCATGTCCTTCAACGCCCTCCTCAGCGCCTGCGCCGACGCCGGCGACTCCGACCGAATGGCCGCAGCCTTCCGGGAGATCCCTGCTGCCGACCCCTCCATCGTCCCCAATGTCTTCTCCTACAACATCCTCATCCGCGTCCTCTGTGAAAAGGGCGATCTCGATGCGGCCTTCGATGTATTGAGCCTCATGGAGAACAATGAGGTCGCCCCTGATTTGATCTCCTTCAATACTCTCTTGAATGGTTTCTATTCAAACAGGAGATTCTCCGACACTGAAAAAATTTGGACTTTAATGGGTGAGAAAAATATCGAGCCGGATATCAAGAGCTTCAATGCAAAGCTGAGAGCACTGGTTTCAGAAGGGAACACTTCGGAGGCAGTGGAGCTTGTCGATGAATTGAGTCGGGTTGGACCAAAGCCCGACACTTTCTCTTTCAATGCTCTGATCAAAGGGCACTGCCAAGACGGGAACTTGGAAGAGGCCAAGAGGTTGTACCTGGATTTGACGAACAATGGCTGTGCTCCCAACAGGGGGACCTTCGAGACACTGATCCCTAGTCTTTGTGAGGCTGGGGACCTCGACCTGGCTCTCAAATGTTGTAACGAGAGCATGAGCCGCCGCTGTGTTGTGGATGCGTCAATGTTGCAGGAGGTGGTGGAACGGCTGGTTAAGTTGTCGAGAGTGGAGGAGGCTAAGAAGCTTGTGGAGCTTGGGCGGAGGAATTATTATTCACGAAAGGACCTGAGAATGCCTTCCCCATCTTGA